atttggcaTTAACTTTTAAGATGAAAATTGACAGATTAGttgtcaaattgacgtttccattttgatgtttataaacaacttctctgtattatttttttaagctgATTTCATCCAAATAATGTTATTTGCTATTAATATTACCACATTTAGTATCATATTTGATcttgattcaaaatttttttttttacatttaacctGTCAAAAGCATTAGTATCAAATGACTTTATATTGATGTtgatattttatcaaattcaaaaattaaaacagattactttaataataatactattaTCTATCAATTCTTTGACTATGAGtcatcaatttaatttcatccgttttaaatacattaaattgGTATTAACTTTTACGATAAAAATTGACAGATTAAttgtcaaattgacgtttccattttaatgtttataaacaacATCTCTGTATTATTCTTTTAAGCTGATTTCATCCAAATAATGTTATTTGCTATTAATATTACCACATTTAGTATCATATTTGATgttgattcaaaaattttttttttacatttaacctGTCAAAATCATTAGTATCAAATGACTTTATATTGATGTtgatattttatcaaattcaaaaattaaaacacattactttaataataataataatactattatctatcaattttttgactaTGAGTCATCAATTTGATATTAtccgttttaaataaattaaatttggtattaacttttaagataaaaattgaCAGATTACttgtcaaattgacgtttccattttgatgtttataaacatcTCTGTATTATTCTTTTAAGCTGATTTCattcaaataatgttatttgCTATTAATATTACCACATTTAGTATCATATTTGATcttgattcaaaatttttttttttacatttagcCTGTTAAAATCATTAGTATCAAATGACTTTATATTGATGTtgatattttatcaaattcaaaaattaaaacagattactttaataataatactattatttatcaattctTTGACTATGAGTCATCAATTTGACTTCAtccgttttaaataaattaaatttggtattAACTTTTAAGATGAAAATTGACAGATTAGttgtcaaattgacgtttccattttgatgtttataaacaacTTCTCTGTATTATTCTTTTAAGCTGATTTCATCCAAATAATGTTATTTGCTATTAATATTAACACATTTAGTATGATATTtgattttcattcaaaatattttttttgacatttaacctATCAAAATCATTAGTATCAAATGACTTTATATTGATGTtgatattttatcaaattcaaaaattaaaacagattactttaataataatactattatttatcaattctTTGACTATGAGTCATCAATTTGACTTCAtccgttttaaataaattaaatttggcaTTAACTTTTAAGATGAAAATTGACAGATTAGttgtcaaattgacgtttccattttgatgtttataaacaacttctctgtattatttttttaagctgATTTCATCCAAATAATGTTATTTGCTATTAATATTAACACATTTAGTATGATATTtgattttcattcaaaatattttttttgacatttaacctATCAAAATCATTAGTATCAAAAGAGTTTCATCAATATGAGTTTATATTGATGTtgatattttatcaaattcaaaaattaaaacagattactttaataataatactattaTCTATCAATTCTTTGACTATGAGTCATCAATTTGACTTCattcgttttaaataaattaaatttggtattaacttttaagattaaaattgaCAGATTACTTGTCAAATTGGCGTttccattttgatgtttttaaacaacatCTCTGTATTATTCTTTTAAGCTGATTTCATCCAAATAATGTTATTTGCTATTAATAGTAACACATTTAGTAtgatatttgatttttattcaaaatattttttttgacatttaacctGTCAAAATCATTACTATGAAATGAGTTTATATTGATGTtgatattttatcaaattcaaaaatgaaaacagattactttaataataatactattaTCTATCAATTCTTTGAGTATCAGTCATCAATTTGACTTCAtccgttttaaataaattaaatttggtattAACTTTTAAGTTGCAAATTGACAGATTAGttgtcaaattgacgttttcattttgatgtttataaacaaGATCTCTGTATTATTCTTTTAAGCTGATTTCATCCAAATAATGTTATTTGCTATTACCACATTTAGTATCATATTTgacttttattcaaaatatttttttttacatttaaactgtcaaaatcATTAGTATCAAACGACTTTATATTGATGTTTatcatattcaaaaattaaaacagattattttaataataataataataccatTATCTATCAATTCTTTGACTATGCGTCATCAATTTGATTTCATAtccgttttaaataaattaaatttggtattaactttaaagatGAAAATTGACAGATTAGttgtcaaattgacgtttcattttgatgtttataaacaacATCTCTGTATTATTCTTTTAAGCTGATTTCattcaaataatgttatttgCTATTAATATTACCACATTTAATATCATATTTGATCTtgattcaaaatgtttttttgacatttaacctGTCAAAATCATTACTATGAAATGAGTTTATATTGATGTtgatattttatcaaattcaaaaattaaaacagattactttaataataatgataatatgaTTATTTATCAATTCTTTGACTATGAGTCATCAATTTGATTTCAtccgttttaaataaattaaatttggtattAACTTTTAAGATGAAAATTGACAGATTACttgtcaaattgacgtttccattttgatgtttataaacatcatCTCTGTATTATTCTTTTAAGCTAATTTCATccaaataatgttatttactattaatattaacacAGTCAGTATGATATTCGATCTTTatccaaaaaattgttttggtaTTTAACCTGTCAAAATCATTAGTATCAAATGAGTTtatattgttgttattttatcaaattcaaaaattaaaacagattactttaatgaatttaaatctaaattccAGAAATTATTCCTCAAGTTCCATGGATACGTTCATATATTATCTGTCAAATTGACATTTCATCTGTCAACTAACCAAACTTCAAATAAGACTTGTGGCAGTGcgaatatataaaaaataaaaatcattaagcGTGTTTTAGAGGttaattatttgtataaaTTCAATGATTTTTCTCGAAGAAAAATGTTCACCGTGCCTCTTTAGCTGTAAGTTTATCGATTAATTCTTGTAAAGGCGCCAACTCGCGGCGttcgattaaattaaattcctgcacgaaaaatataaaatgtttaaatgaagTATTCAAGTGAGCTTCTTCGCCCAATTGGACTACTTCACTGAAATGTTGGTGGTAAATATGCGCGTAAACGCGGAATAAGCGCTTTAAGATCGTTTTTGCgattgaaagaaaattttttgggaAGGGAACCCCAATTTTTGAAGGAAATAGTGTTTCATCATCTAATTGATCTTGAACCCATGTCATTAAATAATCTATGTATTTTGGGGCAGAACATTTTATTGGTTTTTTCACTGTGTGACCATCAGCCCAATGGTATTCGTATTTTGGTCCAGCTGACATTATTGCACATGTATCTTCAGTACAAAACTCTGTTATGGTCCCATATaacatattaatttgattaaaaaaatctacagctaaaaaatattttaaagtaatttaaatctttgagtttttttgttttctttttattcttacTATTAACTGCAACCCATTCGTTTAAATCTTCCCCCTCAGGTAACATAACAGCAAGTCTTAAATTTCCTGAACCTAAGGTAGCCGCAGCATGTTTCATAAGTTCATATTGATGCGTACCCTCCGGGAtgtttttctttggtttaaagGTTTTCGAGGAGCGGCTTCcactattaaatttaaaaataaaaacgaggaaaggttaaaaatagaaaaatccaattttttgGGGAGTGTGTTATCTTGATGTTTTGTACTTACAAAAGGAAGCTCATTGTTGACACGCTCCTGATTTGATTCGGttaaaaaacgaattttttaaagaaaaatttacgTTTTTCCCGAACAAGTTTCGTTCTTACACTTTTGTCAATGACCTTAACGATGAGAAATACATATGTTTTTAGTCACTTTAGGggaaaaaatgtcaaatgtcatttaGATGATTAGTAAGATTCGGAAGGACCAacccaaaaaaatatattaccaaaaaaatttaatcaattaatttatactCATTCATAAATCTACTTATTAATcaccaattttatttaattattaatttgtttaaagaaaacaatattaataattactaattaattaactcGATAATTGCATTTCAACATATACTTTTATGTTGGtatctttgaaaatatgttttgacaattttttgacacttcgaacaaaaataatttttttctttttataaaatcttaataTAATGGCAACTAAAACCGTCGCTACAGCCACCGTGAGGGCTGTTAAAGGTAGGAGAATTTTACCCACAAGAGCTGCGTTGGTGTTGGTGCGttctaacctcaatttttaatcCATTACATAAACCTAACCTATACATTCTTTTTTTAGACGCAATCAGCTGTCAGTCGagttaaagaaattttagaagGAAAAGATCGATTCGTAAAAACAAGATAAAATATGAACTAAAcgagattaataaaaaaattaatttttagattggCTTAAAGATTGGAGTTCGTCAACGAGGATGTAATGGGTTATCTTATACTTTAGATTATGCAGAGAAAAAGGGTCCGATGGATGAAGAAGTCGTCCAGGATGGGGTTAGagttattattgataaaaaggCACAGCTAACTTTACTAGGAACAGAAATGGATTATGTCCAAAATAAACTTAGCTCTgaatttgtttttaacaatCCCAATATAAAAGGCACTTGTGGATGTGGCGAATCTTTTAGCGTGTAATATGGATCACCAGGAGGCTCTAgtcgtttaaaataaattgaaagttgtagatatttattttatttttgttatttgttagaaaattaaattattgaaaagatAGAATTAATAgtagaattattaaaaatatataaaaaatcgtcTCATAACAGTTTCGGTTGTTGTTTTAATGCGGTTACATCtaagattttttgatttttcgcGTCTTTTGAAGACGGTTGTCGAAGATTTTGTGGATTTCCATCTAAAACTTCACCTGACAAAGCTAATAAGTTGTACTTTTTCATGTATTGAATCGTTGCAAATGAAAATTCTGGTCTTCTTTTAATCGTATTTTCAGCTAAATCTgcttgttttttattattacttaattttgcTAATTGTTCATCAggtaaatatttcattaatagtTGTTTTACAGCAAAACTTACATCAGATTCACTAAAATCGTCACTAGTTGTTGTGttcctataaatatttatttaaaaaaataactcaaaacgtttttaattaatacacaTACTTTGAAACATCTTTTTCATCGATTAAAGGAAGATTAActccaatattttttaaatgtttcattGTAGCTTCTTTAACTCTTCTCAaagttttatctttaatttctttaacacCTTTATTAGATTGGGGAAGTTCTTTTGGGTTAGTTTCAgcgtttttaaatatattattaacttGTCCCATTATATTATTGTACAACGTCCAACCTAAATCACTTTCAGCGTCTTCTTCACTACAACAAGATATATGTGATATAGATAACTGAATCATTAGAATGCTGAACTTGAATTATTAGTGATAGTGAGGAAAAGTGGATTTCATTGGTAAAAAGggtatattttcataaaacaacgaataatATAATCAGATTGAGGGCGGTTAATTGATAAGAGTGCCGTCAACAACAAATTTAGGGGGCATAAACAGGGCTGTAATAGGAATTTTTGTGTTCATAAAGATTTCATTCTAAAAATCGAATTTGATAGAACGGATAGACGATGGAGGTCAGAtatggaaaaaattgaaaatatgttcagaGACATAAAGAAACAGCTGACCGACATCAGAAGGGAGATGAAAGATTGTGGAACAGGAGAAACGTATAGATATGCTAAGAAGAAAGGTAAGACGTAAAAATGTGGTAATAAATGGAATTAAAGAAGAGAGATTTGAAAGTTTCTTGATGAGGAATATCGGAGTAAATTTAACAAGCGATGATATTGATATCACTAGTAGAATAGGAGCATATAAAGAGAACAATAGGCCAATATTAGTAAAACTAACAAAGGAATATATGGATAGATAAGGACTACTCTAAGAAAATTGAAAGAGAGAGATATGATTTGATGACTGAACTAAGGAAACTCAGGAGGAAAGGAgtaatacaacaaaataattgtaaaggATGAAGCAAACGACGAGGGGAAGAGTGGATGAAGAAGCTGTCAGGAATAATAAACGTACAGTTAAATAAAAGAGTAAATAAGTATGCACCAATAAATTCAAGAATTCTGAAATTGGGAATTGACCTAAACGGAAAGGTGAATATAATTCAAATCTACGCACTCAAGTCTGCAAATTTGCATTGCAAGTTTTGCAATGGGCAAAAAATGCTggaattttgttaaataaacgACTTATTGATTGGAAATACTATATGGAGTGAGAGAAGGCAAGATAAATATACGTTTGTGGCGGAAGAAAGGAATGCTAAAAGTATTATTGATTACATCACATATACCTGGAATCTCCATAACAGAGTCAAGGAGGTAAAGACTGAAGCAAAAATGGAAACCAACCACAGACTAGTCATGacaactattaataatatagaaatcaaaaaagaagagATGAAAACCTACACGAAAATAAACATCTATAAACTAAGGCAGGAGGAAGAAAGACTAAAATACcaagaaaaaacaaacaaagaatttctaaaattagaacaaaCAGAGAATTTAACACTGGAGGAAAGTtggagaatttttaaagtgataATGCAAAATAAAGCTATGGGGGTGTGTGGAATGAGAAAATATAGTAATCAGACCAAGACAATACACTGGTGGAATGAAGAGGTCCGACAGTAGAATGGAAGAAATACATAAGAACGAATTCGGAAGAGAATAGAGTAAACTATAGAACAGAGATGTAGCTAAGAATATGGTAAGGGAggtgaaaaagaaaagatcGAATAACTGGAAATTCTGGAATCAAATAAGAAAACTGAAGGGAGATCaaaggaaacaaataaaagcCGTCAAAGACAAAGACCAAATTTGTATGGAAAAAAGTTCAAGGATGGAAACCGGAAACAAACAATGGAGGAAGGAAGAAAAGATGAGATAAAGGAACACACTACAGACATAGCAACTGAAAAGATAACAATGGAAGAATTAGGAGAGGcaatgatgaagatgaaaacaGACAACACTTCATCttgtctttgacaagaacggCAAAGACAAGATAGACGATAAAAGGGAAGGAGTGGCTTCTAAGTATGTATATACAGAGTATgtaaatgtctggaatatagccaataacttcgccatttgtggttttaaagaaaaatgtttcaaatacaagtttctttattaatcgtagcgcattttttggcgatatttgcttgtttgtattgttttttgtttcgttgctatggcaaccaatattattattttaaatgggatgcatacAAGGTCAGTAGAATCGATGAACATATATATCTTTaccacttttattaacactttgggaaattttcatacttatattccaagaaatggattttatacgaattttcaaaacttaatcggcgaaaattgtaaaattcgaaaaaattgtcgattatttcaaaaatgtatttctcaagaactaaaagtgattctTCAAAACGGCATTTTGCATTAAGAataggatactttaattagtaattggtgatatttccacaaggatccttcaagaaatgaattttatagcgaattttgaaagtgatcgatgaaaattgtaacatcgaaaattttatcaaaacttcaaatattgttttctcaaaaactaaaagttatttttcaaaacgggttcgttcattggaaagaggatacttttattaacactttgggaaattttcatactcatattccaagaactggattttatacgaatttttaaaacttaatcggcgaaaattgcaaaattcgaaaaaattgtcgattactttacaaatttatttctcaagaactaaaagtgattcttcataacggcttgttgcattaaaaagaggatactttaattaataattggtgatatttccacaaggatctttcaagaaatcaattttatagtgaattttgaaagttatcgatgaaaattacaacatcgaaaattttatcaaaacttcaaatattattttctcaaaaactaacagctatttttcaaaacgggttggttcattggaaagaagacatttttattaacactttaggaaattttcagtcatttttaaagctttatcggcgaaaattgcaaaattcgaaaaaattgtcgattatttcaaaaatgtatttcccATGAACTAAAACCGATTcttcaaaatggttttttacattaaaaagaggatactttaattaataattgatgatatttccaccaGGATCCTTCCAGACATGAATTtgatagcgaattttgaaagttatcgatgaaaattgcaacatcgaaaatttgatcaaaaattcaaatgttgttttggatttttcaaaacggctttttaattaattaaaaagaggatactttaattaataatcgaaagggataacagcgacagttctgttagtaatgaatgagatgatgaattacaagcgaagagaagaaaactagacgaaactgcaacaagagattttagacatatatcgtattgggattgttacaatgaggttacTAATGataaacctgatataaataaagttgtattcaacgaaaaaagtcctattgggttGAACTTGATCAACAATATAGATATTacctgcagtgtccaacacctaaaggAGATAcgaattcctgtgaatggtggagtactaagtagtaagtttttaatatccggccaaagccggatatttggtAAATATTGGAGGGccggattaaaaaaaatggccGGATACTGGATAGTTGTCAGATATCCACTAATTTAGACATAAAtgcaagaatatggaaaacaAACAACGTATATCATACtctaaagaaaacaatttttgggaAGAAGGAGATAGatgaaaagataaaattgaaagtgtaCAACTCGGTGACAGTCCAAATATTAACATATGTCAGTGAATCATGGACACTACAAGATAAACAAGAAGGAAAAATCGCAGCaatggaaataaaattgttacgGAAAATAGTGTGTAAGACGAAGTGGTATAGGATAAGGAATGAGGAAATAAGACTCAATCAATCAAGAGGAGATAATGAGCAAAATAGAGAGTAAGCAACTACAAACTGGTACGCCCACATAATTAGAATGGATCATAACATAATAGTAAAAAAGGTACTTGAAGCAAAGAATAAGGATAAGAAAAAGAGGGGAAGacccaaggtctatagaacttAAGATTACCTAATTCCCTATACAGTCAGAGTAAAGAGTTAAGTAAAACATAGCCTATACTGTGGAACAGtctacagggtgattcaaaaaaccgctgacagacgtctagagtagataatacatgaaaaattaagatgaatagtcttaatatacatcgggtcgcaaatgcctccttaacaagatatagcgggtcaaagtttctttaaaattaaacattatctgcaataaaaagcccttttttaaaaatattttcaacgccactgctaattttgtcaaacgggcagtattttcgtataaagtgatcaattatctatcaattggtctcttacaaaactttgattaacGCAATAGTTTTTGATtggattaacaaattttctacaaacgtgtttttcttaaaaactattgctttgatcaaagttgtgtaagagaccaattgatagataattgatgaCTTTACACGCGTAGAGAGCAATGGCgtagacaatattttaaaaaatgtgctttttattgcagataatgtttaattttaaagaaactttgacccgctatatctcgttaagaAGGCATTTGCGAcaccatgtatattaagacttttcatcttcatttttgatgtattacttGCCCTAGAAGTCCGTCAGGGGTTTtctgaatcaccctgtatataaaatatttgaaccTCGCCTTGTGTTGTGCATAGAACCAGCTATGTCATTGCTCTCTTCACAGGAGAATCGGCATTgcgtaaccttatgttctatagaccttgagAAGGCTTAGGACTAAAGACCTTGGGAAGAATCTAGCAGATATAAAGGAATTAGCCAGGAACTGGAGGGAGTGGAAGAAGTGGATGGAGGAAATAAGGATCAGGAAAAGAAGAAGATAACTGAGTTCTTGAGGTTTCCtcaaagtttcatttttaaatcctaatattttcttcaaattgaCTTTTTTGGTTAGAAAATTGACAGCTTTTAGGTTAGGTTGAGGTTAACAACATAAATTGAATACAGACAGAAATATTCAAGCAAATACAGATTAATTCTTACTTTAAAATCTCTAAAAGCTTAATTTTAAACCTTCTTAACTActtataaattattcaaacaCTATgcaacaaacatttttaacctCCTTCATGGAATTACTCAAATAGGATGGATATCTAAATAAgtgtatttgttaaaattgattttattacacTAATTTAACTTACTCTGAACTATAATCTTGCATTTCCACATGAACACTTTGCTCAGGACTAGGACACCGTTCCACCACCTTTAAAGGCTCTCGTAAACACAACGAAACCTCCTCATCATCTTCCCCCATGTCAAATTT
This region of Onthophagus taurus isolate NC chromosome 3, IU_Otau_3.0, whole genome shotgun sequence genomic DNA includes:
- the LOC111413767 gene encoding iron-sulfur cluster assembly 1 homolog, mitochondrial; protein product: MATKTVATATVRAVKGRRILPTRAALVLTQSAVSRVKEILEGKDRFIGLKIGVRQRGCNGLSYTLDYAEKKGPMDEEVVQDGVRVIIDKKAQLTLLGTEMDYVQNKLSSEFVFNNPNIKGTCGCGESFSV
- the LOC111413757 gene encoding MOB kinase activator-like 1 is translated as MSFLFGSRSSKTFKPKKNIPEGTHQYELMKHAAATLGSGNLRLAVMLPEGEDLNEWVAVNTVDFFNQINMLYGTITEFCTEDTCAIMSAGPKYEYHWADGHTVKKPIKCSAPKYIDYLMTWVQDQLDDETLFPSKIGVPFPKNFLSIAKTILKRLFRVYAHIYHQHFSEVVQLGEEAHLNTSFKHFIFFVQEFNLIERRELAPLQELIDKLTAKEAR